The region CGAAGCCGGTGGTGGCCGCCATCCAGGGGACCGCGCTGGGAGGCGGCCTGGAGCTGGCCCTGGGCTGCCACTACCGCGTGGCGAACGAGCGGGCCCGCATGGGGCTGCCCGAGTCCACCCTGGGTGTGATCCCGGGCGCGGGCGGCATCCCCCGCCTGGCGCGCTTGACGGGCTTGCCCAAGGCGCTGGACATGGCCACGACCGGCAAACCGGTGACGGCCGCCGCCGCCCGCGACATGGGGCTGGTGGACGCGTTGACGCCGGATGATCCGCTTGCCGCGGCACAGCGCTATGCGGAGGAGCTGCTGCGGCGCGGCGCGGAACCGCGCCGGACACGGGATCTGCCTCTGGCGGCGCCGCCGGCGGGGTATTTCGACGAGGTCCGCGCCAAGCTGGCCGTGAGTCATCGGGGGCAGGAAGCGCCCTTGGCTTGCGTCGATATCGCCGAGCAGTGCCTGACCCTGAGCTTCGATGACAGCGTGGCCTACGGCCGCGCGCGTTTCCGCGAGCGGGTGGCCGCGCCTCAAGCCGGCGCTTTGCGGCATGCGTTCTTCGCCGAACGCACGGCCAGCAAGCCTGCCGGATTGCCGGAGCCGGATGCGCCGATCCGCCGCGCCGGGGTCATCGGCGGCGGCACCATGGGTACCGGCATCGCCATGTGCTTCCTCAACGCGGGGATACCCGTCACCCTGGTCGAACAGAACGAGCAGGCCCTGGCGGCCTGCCTGGCCAATATCGGCAAGACCTACGAGTCGGATGTGGCCAAGGGCCGCATCGATGCGGCCACGCGCCAGCGCCGCCTGGATGTCCTGCGCGGGACCATGGCGTTCGCGGACCTGCGCGATTGCGATCTGGTGATCGAAGCCGTGTTCGAAGACCTGGCCGTCAAGCAACAGGTCTTCGCCAATATCGAAGCGAACGTGGCGCCCGGCACCCTCATTGCGTCCAACACGTCCTATCTGAATCTAGACACCCTGGCCGCGCCCATGAGGCATCCAGAGAACGTCGTGGGCATGCACTTCTTCAGCCCCGCGCACATCATGAAGCTGCTGGAGAATGTGCGCGGCGCGCGCAGCTCGCCGCAGGCGCTCGCGCGCATCCAGGCCCTGGGCAAGCGCCTGGGCAAGGTGGCGGTGATGGTGGGCGTGTCGGAAGGCTTCGTCGGCAACCGCATGCTCTCGCGGCGGGCGCGGGAGTGCTACTTCCTGCTGGAAGAAGGTGCCTTGCCGGAACAGATCGACCGCGTGCTCTACGAATTCGGTTTTCCCATGGGCCAGTTCCAGCTCAATGACCTGGCGGGGCTCGATGTGGCGTGGCGCGCACGCCAGGGCCGGCTCGATCGCCTGAGTGAGCGCGAGCGTGACAGCGGCGTTCTCGACGAGCTGGTGGTGAACAGGAAGCGGCTGGGACAGAAGAGCGGCGCGGGCTTCTACCGCTATGACGCGCAACGCAAGCGCACGGTCGATCCGGAGGTCTCCGCCTTGATCGAGCAGGATGCCGCGCGGCGGGGTTTTTCCCGCCGTGCCATCGGCGATGACGAGATCCGCGAGCGCTGCCTCTACGTGATGATCAACGAGGGCGCGCGCATCCTGGAGGAAGGGGTGGCGCGGCGGCCCGAGGAAATCGACGCCATCTGGACCAATGGCTACGGCTTTCCGCGCTATCGCGGCGGTCCCATGTACTACGCCGACCAGATCGGCCTGGCGTGCATCCTGGAGCGCATCGAAGCCTACGCCGCTCAGGTCGGCGCGCAGTACTGGACGCCGGCGCCGCTGCTGAAGCGGCTGGCTGAACAAGGCGCGGGTTTCTACACCGCCTGAGCCGGCGCCCGGCGGACCGCCGCCCGGCGAATCGCCGCTCGGCGGCCCGGCCGCGCACGCCACGCAATCAAACACGAGAGACCAGCCTCATGCCGAACCGAGAAGCACCGCAAGCATCACCGCCAGATACGCCGCGCGCACCGCCCTTGACCGGGATCAAGGTGCTGGACATGACCCGCATCATGGCAGGCCCCTGGTGCACGCAGAACCTGGCCGACCTGGGCGCGGACGTCTACAAGATCGAACGTCCAGGCAGCGGCGACGATACGCGCGGCTGGGGCCCGCCGAACCTGATGGACGCGCAAGGCCGGCGCACCCAGGAGTCGGCCTACTACCTGGCCGCCAACCGCAACAAGAAGTCCATCGCGCTGGACATCGCCAACCCTGAAGGCGCGCAGGCTTTGCGCGACCTGGCGCGGCACTGCGACATCTTCGTCGAGAACTTCAAGGTGGGTGGCCTGGCCAAGTATGGCCTGGACTATGCGGCGCTCAGGGAGATCAATCCGCGCCTGATCTACTGCTCCATCACCGGCTTCGGCCAGGATGGACCGTACGCGGGCAAGCCGGGCTACGACTTCGTGATCCAGGCCATGGGTGGCCTGATGAGCATCACGGGTGAGCGCGACGATCTGCCGGGCGGCGGGCCGCAGAAGGCGGGCAACGCCGCGTCCGACCTGATGGCGGGCATGTATGCCGGCACCGCCATCCTGGCCGCCCTGCATGAGCGCGCGCGCAGCGGGCAGGGCCAGCATATCGACATCTCCATGCTCGACTGCCAGGTGGCCGCTTTAGGCGTGCAGAACTTCAACTACTTCCTGTCGGGCGATGTGCCGCGCCGTGAAGGCAACGCGCACGTCAATCTGTCGCCGTATCAGGTCTTCGCCACGGCGGACGGCTATATCGTGCTGGGCGTGGGCAACGACGGCCAATACCAAAAATTCTGCCGCGCGGTCGGCCGCCACGACCTGGCCGTGGACCCGCGTTATCAGACCAACACCAGCCGCGTCATCCACAAACCCGAGTTGATCCCGGAGCTGGAGCGCCTGTTCCTGACGCGCGACCGCGCGACGTGGCGGCGCCTGCTGGACGACGCCGGCGTGCCCGTGGGCGTGATCAACGACGTGGCCCAGGTGCACGCGGACCCGCAGGTGATCGAACGCGGCTTGAAGTTCACCTTGCCGCATCCCATCGTCGGCAGCGTCCCGCAGGTACGCAGCCCCATGCGCCTGTCGGGCAGCCCGGTGAGCTATCGCAACGCGGCGCCGTTGCTGGGTGTGGATACTCAGGACATTCTTACGCGCGTGCTCGGCTACGACGGCGCGCGGATCGCGGCATTGATGGCGCCCCCCGTGGCGCAGGAGTCATCGTCATGACAGAGGTATCGGCGGCAGGCCAGGGTGTGGAGCGGCAATACGCCACCCATTTGGCGCAAGGGCGTTTCATGATCCAGCAATGCGCCGCGTGCGCGCGGCACGTCTTTCCGCCGCGCGAGCTGTGTCCGCATTGCGACGAAGACCAGCTGGCGTGGGTCGCGCCCAGCGGCCAGGGGACTGTGTACTCAACCACCACGGTGGCGCGCAAAGCGGAAGCCGGCGGCGACTACAACGTCGCGCTGATCGACCTGGCGGAGGGCGTACGCCTGATGACCTGCGTGGCCGGCATGGATCCGGCCACGGTGTGTATAGGAATGGCAGTGCGGACACAGGTCGGGGAAGGCAAGGATGGGCCGCGCGTGGTGTGCGTGGCGATAGCCGGGAGCCAAGGATGAACTACCGCCATCTACGCGGCAAGACCGCCATCGTAGGCGTGGGCCACGCCGGCCTGGGCGAAGCGCCTGGCTACAACGACATGGAACTGCTGACGCGCGCCGCCCATGCGGCGGTGAAGGATGCCGGCCTGCGCATGCAGGATATCGACGGCATCGCCACCAGCAGCGTGTCGGCCAGCATGTGGCTGATGTCCGTGGTCGAAACCCTGGGCGTGAGGCCAACCTATATCGACGGCACCTGCCTGGGGGGATCCAGCTTCATGTCCTACATCCTGGCGGCCGCGCACGCGCTGGAGTCGGGCCAGTGCAATGCCGTGCTGGTCTGCTACGGCAGCGCGCAACGCACTTCGGCTCTGGGCCGGGGCGTGATCACCAATGCGCGCAAGGTGCTGGACCCGCAGCCTTATGAAGCGCCCTACGAACCGATGAATCCGCCCAGTTCCTATGCGTTGGCGGCGCGGCGCCATATGCACGAGTTCGGCACGCGGCGCGAGCACCTGGCCGAAGTGGCCGTGGCGGCGCGCGCCTGGGCCCGCCTCAATCCCGAGGCCTACAGCCGTGATCCCTTGACGATAGAAGACGTGCTGGCCGCGCGCCGGGTGTCGGATCCGCTGACCGTGCGCGACTGCTGCCTGGTGACCGATGGCGGTGGCGCGTTCGTGATGACGCGCGCGGATCGTGCCGCCGCCTTGAAGCAGAAGCCGGCCTATATCCTGGGGAGCGCCACCGCCGTGTGGAACCGGCAGATATCCTGCATGGACGACCTGACGGTGACGGCGGCACGGCAGTCGGGCGCGCTGGCCTTCGACATGGCGGGCTGCAAACCCGCCGACATGGATGTGGTGCAGCTTTACGATGCCTTCACCATCAACACCATCCTGTTCCTCGAAGACCTGGGGTTTTGCGCCAAGGGCGAAGGGGGCGCTTTCGTCAGCGGCGGCGCCATCGCGCCAGGCGGACGGCTGGCCGTCAACACCAATGGCGGCGGCCTGTCCTGCGTCCACCCGGGCATGTACGGCGTGTTCCTGGTGATCGAAGCCGTGCGCCAGCTACGCGGGCAGGCCGGGGCACGGCAAGTGGCGGATGCGCATCTGGCCCTGGCCCATGGCAATGGCGGCACGCTGTCGAGCCAGTCCACGGTGATCCTGGGGACGGCGGATACCTTGTAGGAAGATGCTCACAGCCCGCGCACCATGTCATAAAGCTCATGCAACAGCGCCACGCGCGCCGACTGCCGGTTCCACAGCAGGCCCACGCTACGGAAGTGCTCATTGCCCGGCAGGGGGATCTTGCGCAGCTTGATGTCTTCCAGCAGTTCCCCCGCGCCATCGGGCACCAGGGCCACGCCCAGGCCGCGCGACACCAGCCGGGCGATGATTTCGATCGACGCCGTTTCGATACGGATCTTGGGATGGATGCTGTGCTGGCGGAAATACTGCGCGGCCAGCTGTCCGCCCCATAGCTTGCGGTCGTAGCAGATCAGCGGGTTGGCGCGCAGCAATTGATGCGGATCGCTTTCGGTCAGGCTGGCCGGCGCCAGCACCACCAGCGGCTCGTCACGCACGCGGCGCCATTCGAGATTCTTCGGCATCTGGAATTGCGGCTGCAGGATAAGCGCCGCGTCCATTTCACCGTCGCAGACCTGGGCGTACAACTGCACCGAATAGCCCTTGACCAGATTGATTTCCAGGTTGGGATGCCTGGCGACCAGGCGTTCCAGCAAAGGGGGAATCAAGGTGCTCATGGCCGAGTCGAAGGCGCCCAGCGACAGGCGGCCGACGACGATGGGACCCTGTCCCGCCATCTTCAGATTGCGCACTTCTTCCATGACGCGGCGTGCCTGCGCCAGGATCTGCTGGCCTTCAGCCGTGGCGGTGACGGAACGCCCCGAGCGCGTGAGCAGGCGATAGCCCAGCTCGTCCTCGACCTTCTTGATGCGCAGGTTGACCGCCGCGGGAGTCAGGCCGTTCATGCGCGCGACCTGCGCGATCGAACCCGCTTCCACTACCTGGATGAAGTCTTGCAGAAAGGCCGTGTCCATATCCGGGAGCTATGTGCCGGCGGCCAGGTGGCCGCCGACGTTTCATGTCACCCGAATGGTACAAAGAAAATCAACGCTCGCAATCAGGGTTGATCCAGGGGGCTGGGTTGCGCGTGGATCTGCAGCTTGTAGATCCAGACCGGCGGGCGCACTTCCAGCTTGCCGCCGTTGAAGTCCGGCGTCAGGCTTTGTTGCGATGCGGGAATCCACAGATAGCCGGCGCGGTCTATCCACATGGCGTCGGCCCACACCAGGCGGGGATCCTCGATGAGGACGCTTTGCTTGCCTTCGGGCGAGATGCGCAGGATGCGCTTCTTGTCGGTGTCGTTGACGTAGATATTGCCCTGCGCATCGATGGCGGTGCCGCCCGTGGTGGGCGTGTTGGCCCACTTCAGTTCGACGTGCGATTCCAGCTGCTTGGGCGTCACGGACGCGTCATTGAGCCAACGCGTGGCGATGCGCGCCATCGGTCCCGAAGCGGGCTGGTAGTACAGCCATTGGCCATCGGGCGAGACTTCCAGCTGGTCGGCATGGATGTACAGGGGCTGGCCCTTGGCATCCTTCAAGGTGCGGCCTTCCGCTTGCAACGGTGTCGACGCCATCACCGAAGGATGGCTGTCCAGGACGCGCCGCGGTACGCCGGTGCGCAGGTCCAACACGATCAGGCCAGGCGCGCCGGCGTCGGTCAGGTAGGCGAACGGACCGTTGAAACGGACGTCGTCGATAAAGGTGTAGGGATTGACGACAGGCGCCAGGTCATAGACCCGCAGCAGGGACCGCGTTTGCGGATCGAACTGGAACAGGCGGGCGCCGCCCTTGACGGCGGGTTTGCCGATGCCGGATGCACCGGCGTCGACGATCCAAAGCTTGCCGTCGGGCCCGATGCGCAGGGCATTCACATGGACGTAGCCGTTGCCGATGGGGCCGGCCACGGAGGCCAGCGCGACGTTCCAGTTGGCATCGGGGAAAGGAAAGGGCTGGCCTTGGGCGTCCAGCTCGGCCACCTGAGTGCCGGGGCCATCCGCCTGCGAGTAGCTGACGAACACGCGGCCTTCCGAGGTGGTGGTGACGCCGTTCCAGACGCGCTGGCCCTGGAACACGGGCACCAGCGGATCCTGGGCTTCCGGCTTGGACGCGCAGCCCTGGATGACGAATAGCGCCACGGTGGCCGCCGCGATGGTCGCGGCGCGGGACAGGTTTCTCGCTAAGCTCATGCTGATCTCCTTAACAGGTTCGGGGGGCACGCCGGGCCTGTCAGGAGTCAAGAGCGACGGGGCGTACCAATAGAAACGCCTCGCTGGATAGCAAATGGCGGACCCGCGGACGGGTCCTTAGGGATGGTGCTGGATGGATGATCAGCAGGGCGCGCGGCCACGCGGTGGTCGCGGCCGGGGCTTCGGCCCGGGGTTTCAGTCCGGGGATTCAGTCCGAGAAGTCAGCCCTTGACCAGCCCGCCGTCGACGATCAGATTCTGGCCGGTCACGGCCCGCGCCCACGGCGACAGGAAGAAGGCCACCACGTCGGCCAGTTCTTCCGGCGTGGTCACGCTGCGCAAAGGCGTCAGCCCGGCGATCAGGTCGAACACGGCCTCTGGCGTGGCCGCGCTGGCGTCGGTGACGCGCAGCAGGCCGCCCGACACCATGTTCACCGTGATGCCGTCCGGCCCCAGGTCATTGGCGGCCGTGCGCGTCAGGGACAGTAGCGCGGCCTTGGCGGCGGTGTAGTCGTGATACGGCACCACCGGATTCTGGAACAGGTTGGTGCCGATGTTGACGATGCGGCCGAAGCCCAGCGCGCGCATGGCGGGCACGGCCGCCTGCAGGGTATTGACGCAGCCCTTCAGCGCGCTATCGATCTGCTGCTGGAAACGGTCCCAGGCGATCTCGTCTATCTTCGGCCGGGCGTCGCCGTCGAAACGGAAATCGGCCAGGGCGTTGTTCACCACGGCCACGATGGGACGTTCCCATTGCGCCAGGGCCTGGTCGAACAGCGCGCGCACGGATCCCGCATCGGTGACGTCGGCTTGCAGCGCGATGACGCGCGGGCCCAGCTCCGCGGCCAGGGCTTGCGCCGCCGCCTCGCTGCGGTAGTAGTTGATCACCACGTAGGCGCCTTCGCGCGCCAGCGCGCGCGTGATGGACGCGCCCAGTCCGCGCGCGCCACCCGTGACGAGCACGCATTGTTCATTCAGCTTCATTCGGATTTCCTCATTCACCGCTTTTCGTTGGCGGCGGGCATTTCGTTAACTGCCACCTTGCGCACGAACTCATACACGCCGTGCAGATGTTCACGCATACAGGCCGCGGCGGTATCCGCGTCCCTGGCCGCGAGGGCGGCGCAGATGCGTTGATGCTGTTCCAGCACCAGCGACGCCTTGAGCTTCTGCTTCAAGGCCAGCCGCCGCACGCGGTCCACATGGATCTTCGATTGCTGGATCACGCGCCAGACGCGCGGTTTGCCGGCGATTTCGGCGATGCGGGCATGCATGGCTTCGTCGGCCTGGTAGAAGCGCACCATGTCGCCCGCGTCCTTGGCCTCCTGCTGCTCGCGCAGGATCATCGCCAGGGCATCGATGCCGGCCTGGTCGATATTGGCGGCGGCTTCGCGTATCAGCGCGCATTCCAGGTTTTCGCGGATGAAGGCGGCCTGGGTCACTTCATCGATGCGGATGGGGGCGATGAACGTGCCCACTTGCGGAAACACATCCACCAGGCCCTGCTCGCCCAGCTTGATCAGCACTTCACGGATCGGCGTGCGGCTGACCTCGAACATGGCGCCGACCTCCGCCTCGGAAATGCTGGCGCCTGGCGCAAGCTCACCCGACAGGATGCGTTCCAGCACCTGGTCGTAAAGAAGGTCCGAGAGAGGACGCCGCGAAGCGCGCTGATTGCGGATGGATTTCATAAGACGCTCGGTTGCCGGGTGGGTATTGTACGGGCAGCCTGCTTTACGTACACTAGTATACTAGTATTCAAATTAGATTCTTCCGAGACAGGCAGCTCCCCCATGAAAATCACGGACGTCCGCGTCACCCCCATCGCTTTCCGCGACCCTCCCGTCCTCAATGCTTCCGGCCTGCACGTGGCTTACGCCCTGCGCGCCATCATCGAGGTGGAAACCGACACCGGCCACGTCGGCCTGGGCGAGACGTATGGCGACCTGCCCATCCTGCAAAACCTGGAAAAGGTGCGCGCCGCGCTGGTCGGCTTGAGCCCCTTCGACATCAACGGCTTGAAGCGCGCCGTCCAGACCCACATCAAGACCGACCTCAGCCAGGGCTTCGCCAACCTGAATCCCGGCACGCATGCCGCCAAGGCCGGCACCAATGTGTTCGGCGCCTACGAGGTCGCCTTCCTGGATGCGCAGGCGCAGATCCTCGGCCTGCCCCTGGTCGACCTGCTGGGCGGCCGCTGCCGCGACGAAGTGGCGTACAGCGCCTACCTGTTCTTCAAGCAGGAAAAGCATCTGGACAATCCCTATCCGGCCGATGACTGGGGTCCCATCCTTACCGCCGAGCAGCTGGTGGAAAGCGCGCGGCGCATGATCAAGGAGTATGGCTTCAAGAGCATCAAGCTCAAGGCCGGCACCCTGGAGCCCGACTACGAGGCCGAATGCATTCTGGCCTTGCACAAGGCCTTCCCCGGCTATCCGCTGCGCATCGATCCCAATGCCAACTGGTCCATGGACACCGCGCGCCGCATCGCGTCCACGCTCAAGGGCGTGCTGGAGTACTACGAGGATCCGGTGCCGGGTCTGGAGCAGATGGCGCAGCTGCATCAGGAAACGGGCGTGAAGATGGCGACCAATATGGTCGTCACCAGCATGGACGAGTTCCGCGACAACGTGCGCCTGAACGGCGCCCAGGTCATCCTGTCCGACCATCACTTCTGGGGCGGCCTGCTGGCCACGCGCCAGTTGGCGCAGATGTGCGAGACCTTCGGCTATGAGTTGTCCATGCACTCGAACAGCCACCTGGGCATCAGCCTGATGGCCATGACGCACGTGGCCGCGTCCATCCCCAACCTGCACTTCGCCTGCGACACGCACTACCCCTGGAAGACCGAGGACCTGGTCGAAGGCGGTCCCGTGCCCTTCGTGGACGGTTGCGTGCGCCTGACCGACGCACCGGGCCTGGGCATCAAGCTGGACCAGGCCAGGCTGGCCGAGCTGCACCAGCAGTATCTCGATTGCGGTTTGCGCATCACGTCGGAGCAGGGCGCCTACATGCAACGCTACGACCCGTCTTTCCCCCTGCACAAGCCGCGTTTCTGAAGCGTGGCACGGCGCGCCGTCCCGGGTCGGACAGCGCGTCGCGCGGCACCGCGACCCACACATAACCATACCTATATCGATTTTTCATGGAGACAAACATGGATCTCACGTCCAAACGACCGGCGCGCCGTCGCGCCCTGTCCGCCCTGGGTCTGGCGACCCTCGCCACCCTGACGGCCTACGCCGGCCTGGGCGCCGCGCCGGCGCAAGCCGCCGATGATGCCGCCATCGCCAAGTGGCCCGAGAAGCCCATCCGCCTGATCGTGCCGTACCCGCCCGGAGGTGCTTCGGACGTGGTGGCGCGCCTGATGGCCAAGGAACTGAACGCGGTGTGGAAGCAGCCGGTGGTGGTGGAAAACCGCTCGGGCGCCAACGGCAATATCGGCGCCGCCATGACGGCCAAGGCCGCGCCCGACGGCTACACCATGCTGCTGATGGACCTGAGCAGCCTGACGAACTCGCCGGCGCTCTATCCGGACCTGAACTACAGCCCCACCAAGGACCTGGCGCCGATCACCATCGTCGAGTACTCGCCGCATCTGCTGGTAGTGCGCAAGGACCTGCCGGCCAACAATCTGGACGAGCTGATCGCCTATGGCAAGGCGCACCCGGGCAAGCTGAATTTCGGCGAGACGCAGGGTTCGATCACCCACCTGGGCGGCATCGTGCTGGCCAAGCAGGCCGGCATCGACATCAACTTCATCGGCTATAAGGGCGGCGCCCAGATCGCGTCCGACCTGGTCGGCGGCCAGATCGACATGACCCTCAACAGCTACCTGGCCACGCACGCGCTGGTCGAAGCCGGCAAGGTGAAGATGCTGGGGGTGGCCAGCCCGGGCAAATTCCCGCCTATCCCCGATACCCCGGTGCTGAAGGATCGCTTCCCGGACTTCGTGACCGGCAGCTGGCAGGGCCTGCTGACCACGGGCGGTACGCCGCCCGCGCTGGTCGAGAAGATCTACAAGGACGTCGCCGCCATCGTCGCCAAGCCGGAAATGCAGGCGAAGTTCGCCGAGCTGGGTGCCGTGCCGGTCCCCAGCACGCCCGTCGAATTCCAGAAATTCCTGGTCGAGAAGACCGACTTCTGGAGCAAGGTAATCAAGGAGAACAACATCTCGGTGAATTGATCACCCGCGTCGTTCTTCGGCGTCGTTAACCGGCGGCGCCCGCGCAGCTACTGCTCGGGCGTCGACTTGCGATAGATCAGCTGGCCGGGCAACAGGCGATGTTCATTGCTGCCCGTGTCGCGCAACAACAGCTCGATGGCGGCGGTGATCATGTCTTCGACCGGCTGGCGGATGGTCGTCATGTCGTAGGCCGCGTTGGACGCCACCGGGTGGTCGTCGAAGCCGAACACGCGCACGTCTTCGGGCACGCGCCGGCCCAGGGCATAGCGCAAGGCGTCGATGGCGCCCGACGCGATTTCATCGTCGGCGCAGAACAGGCCGTCGATCTGGGGATGGCGGGCCAGCAGCATCTGCGTGGCCTCGTAACCCCAGCCATAGGTGAATTCCTTTTCCAGCGCGGGCACGTTGTCCATGCCCAGCTCGGCCAGCCGCTCCATGAAGCCGCTGCGGCGATCGCGATTGGTCGATACCGTGGACATGCCGCCTAGAAAGCCCAGGTGCCTGCTGCCCGCGCGCATCAGCACGTCTGCCGCCAGGCGGCCGCCGCCGATGTTGTCGGTGGATACCGAATGCCCTTTGGCCACCGCGGAGTAGCGGTTGAACATGACCACCGGCACGCCCTGCCGCACGCACAGGTCGGCACCCGATGAATTCAAGGACGCAGTGGTGATGATGACGCCGCGCACGCGGTATTGCAGCACCAGCGGCATCAGGTCGTCGACGGTCTGCGGCGGCGTGGCGTTGAACAGCAGGGCCTGCAGGCCCACCCGATGCAGCTCGCGCGTGATCAGTTCCAGCACCACCGGATACCAGGGGTTGGTGATGTTGGCCATCACGATGGCGATGATGTCGAACTTGCCGCTGCTGAGGCCGCGCGCCAGGGGATCGGGCTGGTAGTTGACCAGGTCGATCACCTTGAGGATCTTCTCGCGCACCTCTTCGGAGATGGCGCCCTTGCCCGACACGAAGCGCGAGACCGCGGCCTGCGATACTCCGGCGAATTTGGCGACGTCTTTCTGTGTGGGAGTTTTCTTTTTCACGCTGCTAGGTTCGATGTGACGCGCTATTCCCGGGCCCGCCGCGCATCGCTGGCTGACAGAAAGCGGCGCAGGCAGTTTTCGACGATGCGCGAAATGTCATTGTCGTAACCGCCCTTCCACAGGCTGCCCAGGAAAGTAATGGAGCCGGCCGCGAAAATGCCGCCACCGGTTTCAGCCAGACCGACGGCCATATGCGCCCGCACGCCTTCGTACTTGCGCGGCAGCGCGGCGGCTATGGTCCAGGTCAGGATCTCTTCGGGCACGATTTTAAAGCTAGGGCCGTGGCCGTCGGAAACGGCGACGATCTTCAGCCATGCGGGCGAACCCAGTTCGGGCACCACCTGGTCCAGCTCGAAGCCGGCCGCGCCGCCGCCGGACAGGCCATGGTCGCCGAAGCTGTCCGCCTTGACGCCTTCGAACAGCCACGCGACGTCGGCATCATGCGATTCCGGCGTGCGTTTATAACCGACGCCTTCGAAACCGCCCTGTACCGCGAAGCCCACGCCGCCGGTCACCTGGGGCGGGATGCCGTTACGGCGCCACATGCCGCCATAGCGGCCGTCGAACTGGTGGTAGTACTCGCCCGGCTCGGCGGCCCAGGCCCGGATCCCGCCTTCGGCGCGGCGGATTTCCAGCATGTGCGGCGCCGCGGCGGGACGCGCCACTTTCCAGTAGAAGCCGTTGGCGCCGAAATACATCAGGTGGCCGCCGTTTTCGCGGTAGGCGATCAGGGCCTCGATCATGCCGCGCGTGTGATATTCCGGATGGGAGCCCGTCAGCACCACGTCGTAGGGCGCCAGCGCGGCCAGGCCCTGGTCGTCCAGGTCTTCGTCGGTGATGACGTCATAGGCGATGCCGCGGTCCTTGAGCCAGCTGGTCAGGTGCGAGTCCGCCGGGAAGTGCCGCAGCCCCGATCCGCGCGGATCGGGGAAGGTCAGGTAGCCGGGCCGCATGGTGAGGATGGGCCGCAGCCGCGAGGACAGGCTGATGCCGGCACTGTCCCGATAGCGGTTGTAGGTCGACGCGCCGAACTGGGTGACGTTGTCCGGGTGGTTGGGATAGGCGTCCCAGGCGGTGATACGGTCGGCCAGCTCGCCCGCGTAGTTGCCACGCGCGTGGTTGGCATAGGCCTGGTAGGTCAGGGTGGACGCGAGGAACAGCACTTTCGCGCGCGGGCCGTCCTTGGCCGGCGTGACATAGAAAGGGATGGTGTCGATGCCGTCGGCATTGCGAATTTCCAGCCCATATACACCGGAAGGCAACCCTGGCGGAATGCGCAGGCTCAAGGCCTCGGGCCAGCCACAGTCGGCCAGGGCATCCGCGTGGAACCAGATGGCGGCGTACTCGTCGGGCGCCTGTCGCCAATCCAGTTGATCGCCCGTCCA is a window of Bordetella sp. N DNA encoding:
- a CDS encoding N,N-dimethylformamidase beta subunit family domain-containing protein codes for the protein MKPAVSQPPIIGYVTPLSAAPGQDLSFRISSTGDQPFSARVLRIHCADPNPAGPGMQLEPVDVALEPRYAGREHAVHSGACAWAALQGASTGIAADAVLTLRVRTRPTLVSDPLQVLASLQDATASSGVALAIDKGEFVVLLPGADLATARVLRSGVAATQDRWQAVSLTLAPRQGHLTLAVENVAVGTPGAGPVLPTRTATLDAGAAMAAPTHLSLGALWRGHPALGYNGLIEAPQLLVRKADGTDTVMTEWHLARDMHAQRIPGLRPDMPALVLENMPVRAVRSSAWTGDQLDWRQAPDEYAAIWFHADALADCGWPEALSLRIPPGLPSGVYGLEIRNADGIDTIPFYVTPAKDGPRAKVLFLASTLTYQAYANHARGNYAGELADRITAWDAYPNHPDNVTQFGASTYNRYRDSAGISLSSRLRPILTMRPGYLTFPDPRGSGLRHFPADSHLTSWLKDRGIAYDVITDEDLDDQGLAALAPYDVVLTGSHPEYHTRGMIEALIAYRENGGHLMYFGANGFYWKVARPAAAPHMLEIRRAEGGIRAWAAEPGEYYHQFDGRYGGMWRRNGIPPQVTGGVGFAVQGGFEGVGYKRTPESHDADVAWLFEGVKADSFGDHGLSGGGAAGFELDQVVPELGSPAWLKIVAVSDGHGPSFKIVPEEILTWTIAAALPRKYEGVRAHMAVGLAETGGGIFAAGSITFLGSLWKGGYDNDISRIVENCLRRFLSASDARRARE